A portion of the Sulfuriferula sp. AH1 genome contains these proteins:
- a CDS encoding ABC transporter permease yields the protein MSWQPVVLWTDALVFTMVAAIILIVSRRHPQGQLHEAWQRLWQMPMAMATGLVLLVFVAIALLDSLHYRPLLPAQPGQSAQYGIEVVSVLDTLLQPLREHKEKTYSAPLATRLYVKETVTLGNGTVLRDYPRLQFGGAQLLHPQRDKRADIVQRVVRGSAIGLLLSALLAALIALMLVTRRRCSLNELLQQLLSEDNRLPWRTALLTVTVLSIIVAVMVELAAAYHVFGTDKIGQDVLYSSLKSIRTGLLIGTLTTLIMLPFAVLLGISAGYFGGWIDDLIQYVYTTLNAIPGVLLIAAAVLIMQVYIEMHPAMFDSAAARTDFRLLFLCIILGITSWTGLCRLLRGETLKLRELDYVQAARAFGVSDWRLMVRHILPNLYHLVLISVVMDFSGLVLAEAVLSYLGVGVDPAMQSWGNMINAARLEMARDPVVWWPLVAAFGLMFTLVLAANLFADSVRDAFDPHGRPR from the coding sequence ATGAGCTGGCAGCCTGTCGTGTTATGGACGGATGCGCTGGTTTTCACGATGGTGGCCGCCATTATATTGATAGTGAGCCGCCGTCATCCGCAGGGGCAATTGCATGAAGCCTGGCAGCGCCTGTGGCAAATGCCCATGGCGATGGCAACCGGTCTGGTTCTGCTGGTTTTCGTTGCGATCGCCTTGCTGGATTCGTTGCATTATCGCCCTTTGTTGCCGGCTCAACCAGGGCAATCAGCGCAATACGGTATCGAGGTCGTCAGCGTTCTGGACACGCTGTTGCAACCGCTGCGGGAGCATAAGGAAAAAACCTATTCGGCCCCGCTGGCAACCCGGCTCTATGTCAAGGAGACCGTGACATTGGGCAATGGCACTGTATTGCGCGATTATCCGCGTTTGCAATTCGGCGGGGCACAATTGCTGCATCCGCAGCGGGACAAGCGGGCAGATATCGTGCAAAGGGTGGTGCGCGGCAGCGCAATCGGCCTATTGCTATCCGCATTGCTGGCGGCTCTGATCGCTCTGATGTTAGTGACCCGCCGTCGTTGCAGTCTGAACGAGCTGTTGCAGCAATTGTTGTCGGAGGACAATCGTTTGCCGTGGCGTACGGCATTATTGACCGTGACCGTATTAAGCATCATTGTGGCCGTGATGGTCGAATTAGCCGCTGCCTATCATGTTTTCGGGACTGACAAGATAGGTCAGGATGTGTTGTACAGCAGCCTGAAGAGCATCCGTACCGGCTTGCTGATCGGTACGCTGACGACATTGATCATGCTGCCGTTTGCGGTGCTGTTGGGTATCAGTGCGGGATATTTCGGTGGCTGGATAGATGACCTGATTCAGTATGTATATACCACGCTGAATGCGATTCCGGGCGTGTTGCTGATTGCGGCAGCGGTATTGATCATGCAGGTGTATATAGAGATGCACCCGGCCATGTTCGATAGCGCGGCGGCACGCACTGATTTCCGTTTGCTCTTCCTGTGCATTATTTTAGGAATAACCAGCTGGACTGGCTTGTGCCGTTTACTGCGCGGTGAAACCCTGAAATTGCGGGAATTGGATTACGTGCAGGCCGCGCGTGCATTCGGCGTATCGGATTGGCGATTGATGGTGCGGCATATTCTGCCCAATCTCTATCATCTGGTCCTGATCAGCGTGGTGATGGATTTTTCCGGACTGGTGCTGGCGGAAGCGGTGTTGTCTTATCTTGGCGTGGGTGTGGATCCGGCGATGCAGAGCTGGGGCAATATGATCAATGCGGCGCGGCTGGAGATGGCGCGGGACCCGGTGGTATGGTGGCCCTTGGTGGCGGCGTTTGGCCTGATGTTTACGCTGGTACTGGCGGCAAATCTGTTTGCCGATAGCGTGCGCGATGCTTTTGATCCGCATGGGAGGCCGCGATGA
- a CDS encoding ABC transporter permease, with translation MIAYLVRRFFYAVPILLGVNVLTFLLFFVVNTPDDMARMHLGSKHVTAQAITHWKVEHGYDKPLFLNHAAKGMATLTDTIFFDKSIRMFVLDFGASDDGRDIAHEIETRAGPSLTIAVPVFALGLLVNISFALMMVFFRATYLDRLGVVVAVVLMSISGLFYIIAGQFLFAKLWHLVPVSGFAAGLDSWRFVLLPVLVSIVAGMGSGTRWYRSIFLEEMSKDYVRTARAKGLSEWRVLFRHVLQNGMIPILTGAVVVLPLLFMGSLLTESFFGIPGLGSYIIDAIQAQDFAIVRAMVFIGSVLYILGLWLTDIAYSWADPRVRLS, from the coding sequence ATGATTGCGTATCTGGTTCGCCGCTTTTTCTACGCCGTGCCGATTTTGCTCGGGGTAAATGTGCTGACGTTCCTGTTGTTCTTTGTGGTCAATACGCCGGACGACATGGCGCGCATGCACCTGGGCAGCAAGCATGTTACCGCGCAGGCCATTACACATTGGAAGGTCGAACATGGTTATGATAAGCCGCTGTTTCTCAACCATGCTGCGAAGGGTATGGCGACGCTGACTGACACCATATTTTTCGATAAATCCATACGCATGTTTGTGCTGGACTTCGGCGCATCGGATGATGGTCGTGATATCGCTCATGAAATCGAAACGCGCGCAGGACCTAGCCTGACGATCGCCGTGCCGGTGTTTGCATTAGGCTTGCTGGTGAATATCAGTTTCGCCCTGATGATGGTTTTTTTTCGCGCCACTTATCTGGACCGCCTCGGCGTAGTGGTGGCAGTGGTATTGATGTCGATATCAGGTTTGTTTTACATCATTGCCGGCCAGTTCTTATTCGCCAAATTATGGCATCTGGTGCCCGTTTCCGGGTTTGCTGCCGGTCTGGATAGCTGGCGTTTCGTGCTGTTGCCGGTGCTGGTGTCCATTGTCGCTGGGATGGGCAGCGGTACACGCTGGTACCGCAGCATTTTTCTGGAGGAAATGAGCAAGGATTATGTGCGTACCGCGCGTGCCAAAGGGCTCTCCGAATGGCGGGTATTGTTCCGCCACGTCTTGCAGAACGGCATGATCCCGATTCTGACCGGTGCTGTGGTGGTGTTGCCGCTGCTGTTCATGGGCAGTTTGCTGACCGAGTCATTCTTCGGCATCCCCGGTCTGGGCTCTTATATTATCGATGCCATTCAGGCGCAGGATTTCGCTATCGTGCGGGCCATGGTATTTATCGGCTCGGTACTTTATATCCTGGGGTTATGGCTGACGGATATCGCCTACAGCTGGGCTGATCCCCGGGTGAGGCTGTCATGA
- a CDS encoding ABC transporter substrate-binding protein, which yields MNRIWLFVILVLLSGCDQHVWNDPYPARERGANIMYSSFEERPKHLDPAQSYSSNETEIISQIYEPPLQYHYLKRPYILIPQTLTAMPDVTYLDAAGHVLPHDAAPGSIAQSMYELHIRPGIYYQPHPAFARDMHEQLRYAHLSADDLAHIRDWQDFKQLGTRELTASDYVYQIKRLASPQVNSPILGLMADYIVGLKDYSDMLAVQARLLPDNAYLDLTRYPLAGAEVVDRYTYRIKLNGKYPQFLYWLAMPFFAPIPPEVDRFYHQPGMAERNFTLDWHPVGTGPYQLAVNNPNRQMILTRNPRFHGETYPSTGEPGDAAAGLLQDAGKPLPFIDKMVFSLEKESIPYWNKFLQGYYDLSGISSDSFDQAVQINAQGEPQLTDAMRQQGMALVTAVTASNRYMGFNMQDSVVGGLSERARKLRQAISIAVDYEEFISIFANGRGIPAQGPIPPGIFGYDGSAAGFNPVVYHLVNGRVERRPISDAQQLLAEAGYPDGRDARTGAPLVLYFDTAATGPDAKSRLDWMVKQFAKLNIQLVVRSTDYNRFQDKMRRGNAQIFEWGWNADYPDPENFLFLLYGPNRKVGQNGENAANYQNPQFDALFDQMKYLDNTPERLAIIKQMVIIVRDDSPWIFGFFPKAFSLRQAWVAPAKPNVIANNTLKYRKIDPALRQQLRDRWNRPVLWPLLAVLGLVMVLLLPAVRAWRKRERSVAK from the coding sequence ATGAATCGGATCTGGCTATTTGTCATATTGGTGTTGTTGAGTGGCTGTGATCAGCATGTCTGGAACGACCCTTATCCTGCACGCGAACGCGGTGCAAACATAATGTATTCCTCGTTTGAGGAGCGCCCCAAGCACCTTGATCCGGCACAATCGTACAGCAGCAATGAAACCGAAATCATCTCGCAGATTTATGAACCTCCGCTGCAGTATCACTATCTGAAACGCCCTTATATCCTGATTCCGCAAACCCTGACAGCCATGCCCGACGTGACTTATCTGGATGCCGCAGGACATGTGCTGCCACATGACGCAGCACCCGGCAGCATCGCTCAAAGCATGTATGAGTTGCATATCCGACCCGGCATCTATTATCAGCCGCATCCTGCTTTTGCCCGCGACATGCACGAACAATTGCGCTATGCACACTTAAGTGCCGATGATCTGGCACATATCCGTGACTGGCAGGATTTCAAGCAACTTGGCACGCGAGAGCTTACCGCATCGGATTATGTCTATCAAATTAAACGTCTGGCTTCTCCGCAGGTAAATTCGCCGATTCTTGGTTTAATGGCGGATTATATTGTCGGGCTGAAGGATTATTCCGATATGCTGGCTGTACAGGCCAGATTATTGCCGGATAACGCGTATCTCGATCTGACGCGCTATCCGCTTGCCGGTGCCGAGGTTGTCGATCGTTATACCTATCGCATCAAGCTTAACGGCAAATATCCGCAATTCCTGTATTGGCTGGCAATGCCTTTTTTTGCGCCGATCCCGCCGGAAGTTGACCGTTTTTATCATCAGCCGGGTATGGCTGAACGGAATTTCACGCTGGACTGGCACCCCGTCGGTACCGGGCCTTACCAACTCGCCGTCAATAATCCTAACCGGCAAATGATCCTTACGCGCAATCCACGATTTCATGGTGAAACCTACCCATCAACCGGTGAGCCGGGAGATGCTGCGGCCGGGTTACTGCAAGATGCCGGCAAGCCGTTGCCATTCATCGACAAGATGGTGTTCAGTCTGGAGAAGGAAAGCATTCCCTACTGGAACAAGTTTCTGCAAGGCTATTATGATTTGTCAGGGATCAGTTCGGACAGCTTTGATCAGGCGGTGCAGATTAATGCGCAAGGAGAGCCGCAACTGACCGATGCGATGCGTCAACAGGGGATGGCATTGGTGACTGCGGTAACCGCATCCAACCGCTACATGGGATTCAATATGCAGGACAGTGTGGTTGGCGGTTTATCGGAGCGTGCACGTAAACTGCGTCAGGCCATTTCCATTGCCGTTGATTACGAGGAATTCATTTCGATTTTCGCCAATGGGCGCGGCATTCCGGCACAAGGACCGATTCCGCCAGGCATATTCGGTTATGACGGCAGTGCGGCTGGTTTTAATCCTGTGGTCTATCATCTGGTGAATGGTCGTGTCGAGCGTCGCCCGATCAGCGATGCACAGCAACTGTTGGCCGAAGCCGGCTATCCGGATGGGCGCGACGCGAGAACAGGAGCGCCGCTGGTTTTGTACTTCGATACTGCGGCGACCGGGCCCGATGCCAAATCGCGCTTGGACTGGATGGTGAAACAATTTGCCAAGCTCAATATACAGCTGGTGGTTCGCAGTACCGATTACAATCGCTTTCAGGACAAGATGCGGCGCGGCAATGCGCAAATATTCGAATGGGGCTGGAATGCCGACTACCCCGACCCGGAAAATTTCCTGTTTCTATTGTATGGGCCGAACAGGAAGGTCGGCCAGAATGGCGAGAATGCGGCAAATTATCAAAATCCCCAGTTCGATGCCTTGTTTGATCAGATGAAATATCTGGATAATACTCCTGAACGGCTGGCGATTATCAAGCAGATGGTGATAATTGTGCGCGACGATTCGCCATGGATATTCGGATTTTTCCCCAAGGCATTCAGTTTGCGCCAAGCCTGGGTTGCGCCTGCCAAGCCTAACGTCATTGCAAACAATACATTGAAATACCGCAAGATTGATCCCGCACTGCGGCAGCAGCTGCGCGACAGATGGAATCGCCCGGTGCTATGGCCGTTGCTGGCTGTGCTGGGTTTGGTCATGGTTTTGCTGCTGCCGGCAGTCCGGGCATGGCGCAAACGTGAGCGGAGCGTGGCCAAATGA
- the fabI gene encoding enoyl-ACP reductase FabI, producing the protein MGFLKDKRILITGLISDRSIAYGIAQACYREGATLAFTYQGEKIKDRVEALAKEFDSSIVLPCDVASDDEINQLFADLGTRWDSLDGIVHAIAFVPKVALTGDYLDAVTREYFQIAHDISSYSFAALAKAGLPMMQGRNAAMLTLSYLGSIRSVPSYNVMGLAKASLESNVYYMAQSLGPKGIRVNAVSAGPIKTLAASGIGGFNKILNHVEKNSPLRRNVTIQEVGNTSAFLLSDLASGITGEITYVDAGFNTTVGASFD; encoded by the coding sequence ATGGGATTCCTCAAAGACAAACGCATACTCATTACCGGCCTGATTAGCGATCGCTCCATCGCCTATGGCATCGCGCAGGCTTGCTATCGTGAAGGCGCCACTCTGGCTTTCACTTATCAGGGTGAAAAAATCAAGGACCGTGTTGAGGCATTGGCCAAAGAATTCGATAGCAGCATTGTGCTGCCTTGCGATGTCGCCAGCGACGATGAAATTAACCAGCTGTTCGCCGATCTGGGTACCCGATGGGACAGCCTGGATGGCATCGTTCACGCCATTGCTTTTGTGCCTAAAGTCGCTTTGACCGGCGATTACCTGGATGCCGTCACCCGCGAATATTTCCAGATCGCGCACGACATCAGCTCTTACAGCTTCGCCGCGCTTGCCAAAGCCGGATTACCGATGATGCAAGGACGCAATGCCGCCATGCTTACGCTCTCCTATCTGGGATCCATTCGCTCGGTGCCAAGCTATAACGTCATGGGCTTGGCCAAGGCCAGTCTGGAATCCAACGTATACTACATGGCGCAGAGTCTGGGTCCGAAAGGCATTCGCGTCAACGCGGTTTCCGCCGGCCCTATCAAAACCCTGGCTGCAAGCGGCATCGGCGGATTCAACAAGATATTGAACCATGTTGAGAAAAATTCGCCGTTGCGCCGCAACGTAACCATACAGGAAGTTGGCAATACCTCGGCTTTCCTGCTCTCCGATCTGGCAAGCGGCATCACCGGTGAAATCACCTATGTTGATGCCGGATTTAATACCACTGTCGGCGCCAGTTTCGACTAA